The following proteins come from a genomic window of Ilumatobacter coccineus YM16-304:
- a CDS encoding isopenicillin N synthase family dioxygenase: MAIDELVPTIDISDPSDDEFAALDRACRDHGFFLLTGHGLDALIEETWVQAREFFTADRSLRVAVERDDQNPLGWFDRELTKRKRDSKQVFDFTDPNTPAVDAYNRWPDGFDRFRPTLAAFYDAFSDLAERTVALVHRALDLPDDVIRDHVGDRTTSSVRLNHYPVGDPVPENERDGLRELGDMALGYHTDPGVLTLLLQDATGGLQAQAANGDWVDVEPRPGTIVVNLADAMQVWTNDQYRAAVHRVVPMTSTDRMSIPYFFNPPRSAVIEPIGRLAGDAPRYRSFVWRDYMRARTEDNYEDLGADDTQIADYAIGATATG, translated from the coding sequence ATGGCCATCGACGAACTGGTTCCGACGATCGACATCTCCGATCCGAGCGATGACGAATTCGCGGCGCTCGATCGAGCGTGTCGTGACCACGGGTTCTTCCTCCTCACCGGCCACGGCCTCGACGCGCTGATCGAGGAGACCTGGGTGCAAGCCCGCGAGTTCTTCACCGCCGACCGTTCACTGCGCGTGGCCGTCGAACGCGATGACCAGAACCCCCTCGGCTGGTTCGATCGGGAGCTCACGAAGCGCAAGCGAGACAGCAAGCAGGTCTTCGACTTCACCGACCCGAACACGCCGGCCGTCGATGCGTACAACCGCTGGCCCGACGGCTTCGACCGGTTCCGGCCCACCCTCGCCGCCTTCTACGACGCGTTCAGCGACCTCGCCGAACGCACCGTCGCCCTCGTCCACCGCGCCCTCGACCTGCCCGACGACGTGATCCGCGATCACGTCGGCGACCGGACGACCAGCTCGGTTCGCCTCAACCACTACCCGGTCGGCGACCCTGTGCCCGAGAACGAGCGCGACGGACTGCGGGAACTCGGCGACATGGCCCTCGGGTACCACACCGATCCAGGCGTGTTGACCCTGCTCCTGCAAGACGCGACCGGTGGTCTCCAAGCGCAGGCGGCCAACGGTGACTGGGTCGACGTCGAGCCGCGGCCCGGCACGATCGTGGTCAACCTCGCCGACGCGATGCAGGTGTGGACCAACGATCAGTATCGAGCGGCCGTCCACCGGGTGGTGCCGATGACGAGCACCGACCGGATGAGCATCCCGTACTTCTTCAACCCGCCACGATCAGCGGTGATCGAGCCGATCGGACGACTGGCCGGCGACGCTCCCCGCTACCGCTCGTTCGTGTGGCGGGACTACATGCGGGCCCGGACCGAAGACAACTACGAAGACCTCGGTGCCGACGACACGCAGATCGCCGACTACGCCATCGGCGCGACCGCTACGGGTTGA
- a CDS encoding RNA polymerase sigma factor, which produces MTGPAAARLYDDHVDAVHAMVTRRVGKALGAKVTSEVFEQAVRTWDRFDPESGTERLFLLGTATVILRGHADAERQHLLRLRPVDRTGGIARDPLITVRGPDGERIDTAEVDVDDLPDDEIALTMRAVTELAPDDRDILLLSLWEGCQHAAVAEALDLAVGTVRSSLGRIRRDLKKAVTASKQSTLGASDATVGSDSKDGAS; this is translated from the coding sequence TTGACCGGACCAGCCGCTGCCAGGTTGTACGACGACCACGTCGATGCTGTCCATGCAATGGTCACCCGCCGCGTCGGCAAGGCGCTCGGCGCGAAGGTGACCTCGGAGGTGTTCGAGCAGGCCGTGAGAACCTGGGATCGTTTCGACCCCGAGAGTGGCACGGAGCGCCTGTTCCTGCTGGGCACGGCCACGGTGATCCTGCGCGGCCATGCCGACGCCGAACGCCAGCACCTGCTGCGGCTGCGCCCGGTCGATCGGACCGGGGGCATCGCTCGCGACCCGCTGATCACGGTTCGCGGACCCGATGGGGAGCGGATCGACACGGCCGAGGTCGACGTCGACGATCTCCCCGACGACGAGATCGCTTTGACCATGCGCGCCGTCACCGAGCTCGCACCCGACGATCGTGACATCCTGCTGTTGTCGCTGTGGGAGGGCTGCCAGCACGCCGCCGTGGCCGAGGCACTCGACCTCGCCGTCGGCACCGTCCGTTCCAGCCTCGGACGCATCCGACGCGACCTCAAGAAAGCCGTGACCGCGTCGAAGCAGTCGACACTCGGCGCCAGTGATGCCACCGTTGGGTCCGACTCGAAGGACGGAGCATCGTGA
- a CDS encoding DUF2817 domain-containing protein, giving the protein MNQPSERRLDTTYPAARRRFLAAAEAIGGEVTSFPHPLPGRDGEELAIDVVSHGPDDADAVLLVVSGTHGVEGYTGSALQSWWLDERADQVAEGVRLVMLHAFNPIGFSWVRRVNEDNVDLNRNFVDWSNPPTNEGYARVADLLVPETWDADTQSSTTDALLAVAGEVGLDEFQQIVSGGQYDHPTGIFHGGSGPVWSHRWLDEHFPAIVGSAKHLGVIDLHTGLGDWGHGELIAHESKGEPGYERGTAWWGDIRSMHDGESVSASLSGDWLATLDDRVPDAEVTAVALEFGTVDVFTVLQALRADAWLHANGDPTGDEAGAIRDQVRAAFADDDPAWLATLIARFDQVAGQALSALTAT; this is encoded by the coding sequence ATGAACCAGCCGTCCGAACGTCGCCTCGACACCACCTATCCAGCCGCCCGCCGCCGGTTTCTCGCCGCGGCGGAAGCGATCGGCGGCGAGGTCACCTCGTTTCCTCACCCGCTCCCCGGGCGTGACGGCGAAGAACTCGCGATCGACGTCGTGTCGCACGGGCCCGACGATGCCGACGCCGTGCTCCTCGTGGTGTCGGGCACGCACGGAGTCGAGGGATACACGGGCTCGGCGCTGCAGAGTTGGTGGCTCGACGAGCGCGCCGACCAGGTCGCCGAGGGCGTACGCCTGGTGATGCTGCACGCCTTCAACCCGATCGGGTTCTCGTGGGTCCGCCGCGTGAACGAGGACAACGTCGACCTCAACCGGAATTTCGTCGACTGGTCGAACCCGCCGACCAACGAGGGGTACGCGCGAGTCGCCGACCTCCTCGTCCCCGAGACGTGGGACGCCGACACGCAGTCGAGCACCACCGACGCGCTGCTCGCAGTTGCCGGCGAGGTCGGGCTCGACGAGTTCCAACAGATCGTGAGCGGCGGCCAGTACGACCACCCGACCGGCATCTTCCACGGCGGTTCGGGGCCGGTGTGGTCCCACCGCTGGCTCGACGAACACTTCCCGGCCATCGTCGGCTCGGCGAAACACCTCGGGGTGATCGACCTGCACACCGGCCTCGGCGACTGGGGGCACGGCGAGTTGATCGCTCACGAATCGAAGGGCGAGCCCGGCTACGAGCGTGGCACCGCCTGGTGGGGCGACATCCGATCGATGCACGACGGCGAGAGCGTCTCGGCGTCGCTGAGCGGCGACTGGCTGGCGACGCTCGACGACCGAGTGCCCGACGCCGAGGTCACCGCTGTCGCATTGGAGTTCGGCACCGTCGACGTGTTCACGGTGCTCCAGGCGTTGCGCGCCGATGCCTGGCTGCACGCGAACGGCGACCCCACGGGCGACGAAGCCGGGGCCATCCGTGACCAGGTGCGGGCCGCCTTCGCTGACGACGACCCCGCATGGCTCGCGACGCTGATCGCCAGGTTCGATCAGGTCGCCGGTCAGGCGCTCTCCGCGCTCACCGCGACGTGA
- a CDS encoding pyridoxamine 5'-phosphate oxidase family protein, producing the protein MALDVDDLSDEVLEFLRERHLATLTTLRTDGSPHVVAVGFSYDPDAKVARVITWATSQKAVNAGRMAAAGQRAAVSQVDGGRWLTLEGRVRLVTDPEQVRPGIEGYARRYREPKERDDRAVVEIDVDKILGRG; encoded by the coding sequence ATGGCTCTCGATGTCGACGACCTGTCCGATGAGGTGTTGGAGTTCCTCCGGGAGCGGCATCTCGCCACGCTGACCACGCTGCGGACCGACGGCTCACCGCATGTCGTCGCCGTCGGGTTCAGTTACGACCCCGACGCGAAGGTCGCTCGGGTCATCACCTGGGCGACGTCACAGAAGGCGGTCAACGCCGGACGCATGGCAGCCGCCGGGCAGCGTGCCGCGGTGAGTCAGGTCGACGGTGGCCGGTGGCTCACCCTCGAAGGTCGGGTGCGGCTCGTGACCGACCCAGAGCAGGTGCGACCGGGGATCGAGGGCTACGCCCGCCGCTATCGCGAGCCGAAGGAACGCGATGACCGAGCCGTGGTCGAGATCGACGTCGACAAGATCCTGGGACGAGGCTGA
- a CDS encoding dimethylarginine dimethylaminohydrolase family protein produces the protein MDSSSGSDGSGSNGDRHVTEAPPMMDVFVDSETAPLRSVIVGYPDNFLQVDAEIINETQRQYYDGPDAPTPEAVTAQLNGFIDVLRSRGVSVIQPHALPYVPDQMMTRDIGVVIGTTFIVTTMAARSRRLEWRGYSHLFERFPEDVKVLFGPEDLVIEGGDVIVDRGKVFVGIGQRTTLAGAAWLMQLVPDYEIVPITLSGLDDGEDVLHLDCSFLPVGDGYALIYPGGMREIPATLRETYELIEVTRDEQQALGTNVLSLSPDTVVSQPSMTRINGEMRARGIEVVEVPYSEPPKTGGSFRCCTLPLHRAH, from the coding sequence ATGGATTCATCGAGCGGGAGCGATGGGAGCGGGAGCAACGGCGATCGCCATGTCACCGAGGCGCCGCCGATGATGGACGTGTTCGTCGACTCCGAAACGGCGCCGCTCCGCTCGGTGATCGTCGGCTACCCCGACAACTTCCTGCAGGTCGACGCCGAGATCATCAACGAGACGCAACGGCAGTACTACGACGGCCCCGACGCCCCGACGCCCGAGGCGGTCACGGCGCAACTCAACGGCTTCATCGACGTGTTGCGCTCGCGCGGCGTGTCGGTCATCCAGCCGCATGCGCTGCCGTACGTGCCCGACCAGATGATGACCCGCGACATCGGCGTCGTCATCGGCACCACCTTCATCGTCACCACCATGGCGGCCAGGAGTCGCCGGCTCGAGTGGCGCGGCTACTCGCACCTGTTCGAACGGTTCCCCGAAGACGTCAAGGTGCTGTTCGGACCGGAAGACCTCGTCATCGAGGGCGGCGACGTCATCGTCGATCGCGGCAAGGTGTTCGTCGGCATCGGGCAGCGGACCACACTCGCCGGCGCCGCGTGGCTGATGCAACTGGTGCCCGACTACGAGATCGTGCCGATCACCCTCAGCGGACTCGACGACGGTGAAGACGTGCTCCATCTCGACTGCTCGTTCCTCCCCGTCGGCGACGGATACGCGCTCATCTACCCCGGCGGCATGCGCGAGATTCCGGCGACGCTGCGCGAGACCTACGAACTCATCGAGGTCACCCGCGACGAGCAGCAGGCACTCGGCACCAACGTGCTCTCGCTGTCACCCGACACCGTCGTGTCGCAGCCGTCGATGACGCGGATCAACGGCGAGATGCGTGCACGCGGTATCGAGGTCGTCGAGGTCCCGTATTCCGAACCTCCGAAGACGGGCGGGAGCTTCCGCTGCTGCACATTGCCCCTGCACCGGGCACACTGA
- a CDS encoding alpha/beta fold hydrolase produces the protein MAKRPALQHVTIHGHAVGYRRAGSRNAETVLLIHGLAGSSKTWDAVMPGLSEHYDVVAPDLLGHGESAKPRGDYSLGSFASGLRDFLAMMEIDSVTIVGHSFGGGVAMQLAYQHPHLVDRLVLVGSGGLGREVSPLLRMLSLPGAEYLMPLVMPRPVVDGATVVGRFLGRHNLRSARLGEFWRGYASLAGAENRHAFVKTMRGVIEPGGQTVNANDRLYLAARVPVMIVWGDRDGVIPVAHGVAAHEAIVTSRLEILEGVGHFPHVEAPDAFVAALVDFLTTTEPGPDDATLREIMVAHADDR, from the coding sequence ATGGCGAAGCGACCGGCACTGCAACACGTGACCATCCACGGTCACGCGGTCGGATATCGGCGCGCCGGTTCGCGCAACGCCGAGACCGTTCTGCTGATCCACGGTCTGGCCGGGAGTTCGAAGACGTGGGACGCCGTCATGCCCGGCCTGTCGGAGCACTACGACGTCGTCGCGCCCGACCTGCTCGGCCACGGCGAGTCGGCGAAACCCCGCGGCGACTACTCACTCGGTTCGTTCGCGAGCGGTCTGCGCGACTTCCTCGCGATGATGGAGATCGACTCGGTCACCATCGTCGGGCACTCGTTCGGTGGCGGCGTCGCGATGCAGTTGGCATACCAGCACCCGCACCTCGTCGACCGACTGGTACTCGTCGGCTCGGGTGGCCTCGGCCGCGAGGTCTCTCCGCTGCTGCGCATGCTCTCGCTGCCCGGCGCCGAGTACCTGATGCCACTCGTGATGCCCAGACCGGTGGTCGACGGCGCCACGGTCGTCGGCCGATTCCTGGGGCGTCACAACCTGCGCTCCGCGCGGCTCGGCGAGTTCTGGCGGGGCTACGCGTCGCTGGCCGGCGCCGAGAACCGCCATGCGTTCGTCAAGACGATGCGTGGCGTGATCGAGCCGGGTGGGCAGACGGTCAACGCCAACGACCGCCTCTACCTCGCCGCCCGGGTTCCGGTGATGATCGTCTGGGGAGACCGCGACGGCGTCATTCCGGTCGCGCACGGCGTGGCCGCCCACGAAGCGATCGTCACCAGCAGGCTCGAGATCCTCGAAGGCGTCGGGCACTTCCCGCACGTCGAAGCTCCCGATGCGTTCGTGGCGGCACTGGTCGACTTCCTCACCACCACCGAACCGGGCCCCGACGACGCGACACTGCGTGAGATCATGGTCGCGCACGCCGACGACCGTTGA
- a CDS encoding 2-hydroxyacid dehydrogenase, whose translation MTTLDNSRPKPKILVTGRIPESGLDILRSVGEVWAWPGDDPIPADVRDEQLAEADAAVTLLTDRVDDGFLDAAPHLKVVANVAVGFNNVDVDACRSRGVEVTNTPGVLTDATADLAMALTLMSTRRLGEAERVIRSRQPWKWGVFMMLGTGLQGRRLGIVGMGAIGVALAERAKAFGMSIVYHNRSAVDGEIEDRLGASLVSLDELLATSDVVSLNCPYSDATHHLIDEAALRSMQSSAFLVNTARGPIVDEAALVEALASGRLAGAGLDVFEHEPEVHPGLLDLENVVLIPHLGSATIETRGAMADLAARNVVEVLADRPPLTPVP comes from the coding sequence ATGACGACGCTCGACAACTCCCGACCGAAGCCGAAGATCCTGGTCACCGGCCGGATTCCCGAGTCGGGACTCGACATCTTGCGGTCGGTCGGCGAGGTGTGGGCGTGGCCTGGCGACGACCCGATCCCGGCCGACGTTCGTGACGAACAACTCGCCGAGGCCGATGCGGCGGTCACGTTGTTGACCGACCGAGTCGACGACGGATTTCTCGATGCGGCGCCTCACCTGAAGGTCGTCGCCAACGTGGCAGTGGGATTCAACAACGTCGATGTCGATGCCTGCCGGTCGCGTGGCGTCGAGGTCACGAACACGCCTGGCGTGCTCACCGACGCAACGGCCGACCTCGCGATGGCGCTGACGCTGATGTCGACGCGCCGACTGGGCGAGGCGGAGCGCGTGATCCGGTCGCGGCAGCCGTGGAAGTGGGGCGTGTTCATGATGCTCGGCACCGGCTTGCAGGGTCGACGGCTCGGCATCGTCGGGATGGGAGCGATCGGCGTCGCGCTCGCCGAACGGGCGAAGGCGTTCGGCATGTCGATCGTGTACCACAACCGCTCAGCGGTCGATGGCGAGATCGAGGACCGACTCGGTGCGTCGCTCGTGTCGCTCGACGAACTCCTCGCGACGAGCGACGTCGTGTCGCTCAACTGCCCGTATTCGGATGCGACCCACCACCTGATCGACGAGGCGGCGCTGCGCTCGATGCAGTCGTCGGCATTTCTCGTCAACACCGCTCGTGGTCCGATCGTCGACGAGGCGGCGCTGGTCGAGGCGCTGGCATCCGGTCGCCTCGCCGGTGCGGGGCTCGACGTGTTCGAGCACGAACCAGAGGTGCATCCCGGTCTGCTCGATCTCGAGAACGTGGTGTTGATCCCCCACCTCGGTTCGGCGACCATCGAGACCCGCGGGGCGATGGCTGACCTTGCGGCGCGCAACGTCGTCGAGGTCCTCGCCGACCGCCCCCCGCTCACCCCAGTCCCCTGA
- a CDS encoding DNA-formamidopyrimidine glycosylase family protein: protein MPEGDTIHRAASALRTALAGRPMMRFDAPRLIGPVPQAGRIVERVESHGKHLEIEWDNGMVLHTHMRMSGSWHLYRRGEKWRKPYEQMRAAIETDEWVAVCFNAPLVETYRQPDKRRHPGMGRLGPDLCKPDTDLSVVVNLLLSYGDADARIAEVLLDQRVMCGVGNVYRCEVLWATGISPFAKVGTLSERDAIRLVNTAASQLRSNLQTASRVTTTEVKGGLAVYGRNGQQCARCISSVEMRRLGEHNRVLYWCPGCQTHLDPKLDAPVDDTPTMDRHPAAAKFLADLPWNRDVG, encoded by the coding sequence ATGCCAGAGGGAGACACCATTCATCGAGCGGCGAGCGCGCTCCGGACCGCCCTTGCGGGTCGGCCGATGATGCGTTTCGATGCGCCGCGACTGATCGGTCCGGTGCCACAGGCCGGTCGCATCGTCGAGCGGGTGGAGAGTCACGGCAAGCACCTCGAGATCGAGTGGGACAACGGCATGGTCCTGCACACGCACATGCGCATGTCGGGCTCGTGGCACCTCTACCGGCGCGGCGAGAAGTGGCGCAAGCCCTACGAGCAGATGCGCGCGGCGATCGAGACCGACGAGTGGGTCGCGGTGTGCTTCAACGCCCCGCTCGTCGAGACCTACCGGCAACCCGACAAGCGCCGTCACCCCGGAATGGGGCGCCTCGGCCCCGACCTGTGCAAGCCCGACACCGACCTGAGCGTCGTGGTCAACCTACTGTTGTCGTACGGCGACGCCGATGCGCGCATCGCCGAGGTGCTGCTCGATCAGCGCGTGATGTGCGGCGTCGGCAACGTGTATCGCTGCGAAGTGCTGTGGGCCACCGGCATCAGCCCCTTCGCGAAGGTCGGCACGCTGAGCGAGCGAGATGCCATCAGACTCGTCAACACCGCGGCGTCGCAACTGCGCTCCAACCTGCAGACCGCCTCACGGGTCACCACGACCGAAGTGAAGGGCGGGCTCGCGGTGTACGGCCGCAACGGCCAGCAGTGCGCCCGCTGCATCTCGAGCGTGGAGATGCGACGGCTCGGCGAACACAACCGGGTGCTCTACTGGTGCCCCGGATGCCAGACGCACCTCGACCCGAAGCTCGACGCTCCGGTCGACGACACGCCGACGATGGATCGGCACCCCGCAGCGGCGAAGTTCCTCGCCGACCTGCCCTGGAACCGCGACGTCGGTTGA
- a CDS encoding NUDIX hydrolase family protein produces the protein MTDIDDVFNTQTEYESGWLSPDDLELVRANVPIVYVDAVPVRVDSLGNVTEVGMLLRVAADGTISRMVVTGRVLFGERVREALMRHCEKDLGPIALPRVPANPTPFTVVEYFPNPERSGFYDPRHHAVSLAYVVPVEGECEPTQEALDLTWFTPEEAVSDEVRGQMTSGHDRLIRLALAHVGKLP, from the coding sequence GTGACCGACATCGACGACGTGTTCAACACCCAGACCGAGTACGAGAGCGGTTGGCTGTCACCCGACGACCTCGAGCTGGTGCGGGCCAACGTGCCGATCGTCTACGTCGACGCGGTGCCGGTTCGAGTCGATTCGCTCGGCAACGTCACCGAGGTGGGAATGCTGCTTCGCGTCGCTGCCGACGGGACCATCAGTCGCATGGTCGTGACCGGCCGTGTGCTCTTCGGCGAGCGCGTCCGCGAGGCGCTGATGCGTCACTGCGAGAAGGACCTCGGTCCGATCGCGCTGCCGCGAGTGCCGGCGAACCCGACGCCGTTCACGGTGGTCGAGTACTTCCCGAACCCGGAACGGTCGGGTTTCTACGATCCTCGTCACCATGCGGTGTCGCTCGCGTACGTCGTGCCGGTCGAGGGGGAGTGCGAACCCACGCAGGAAGCGCTCGATCTCACCTGGTTCACCCCGGAGGAAGCGGTGAGCGACGAGGTCCGTGGCCAGATGACGAGCGGTCACGACCGCCTCATCCGTCTCGCCCTCGCCCACGTCGGCAAACTCCCCTGA
- a CDS encoding class I SAM-dependent methyltransferase, which yields MMTSDDATHWDARYERRSPSPARRPDALDDATAPLIPTSGRALDLACGTGAESVWLAARGLHVTAVDVSPKAVELTKQAVSMAGLDGRVDVAVHDLDDGVPESMSGFDVIVCQRFRDTSLYDVIVERLDPDGIAIVTVLSQTGATTPGSFHAPSGELAAAFDRDDCEVVRHEEADGAESIVVRRVA from the coding sequence ATGATGACCTCCGACGATGCCACGCACTGGGACGCGCGCTACGAGCGTCGCTCGCCGTCACCAGCCAGACGACCCGACGCACTCGACGACGCGACCGCCCCGTTGATCCCCACGTCGGGCAGAGCACTCGATCTCGCGTGTGGCACCGGGGCCGAGTCGGTGTGGCTCGCGGCGCGTGGACTCCACGTCACCGCCGTCGACGTGTCACCGAAGGCGGTCGAACTCACGAAGCAGGCGGTTTCGATGGCCGGCCTCGACGGTCGAGTCGACGTCGCGGTTCACGATCTCGACGACGGCGTCCCGGAATCGATGAGTGGCTTCGACGTGATCGTCTGCCAACGCTTCCGAGACACGTCGCTGTACGACGTGATCGTCGAGCGACTCGATCCTGACGGCATCGCGATCGTGACCGTCCTGTCCCAAACGGGTGCGACGACACCGGGGTCGTTCCATGCGCCATCGGGTGAGCTCGCCGCGGCGTTCGATCGCGACGACTGCGAGGTCGTACGCCACGAGGAAGCCGACGGTGCCGAGTCGATCGTCGTCCGGCGCGTGGCCTGA
- a CDS encoding ABC transporter permease — protein MATGSTALIARKSIRARLGRTIVIALAITASVSFVVGSFVLADSLKNTFDNLFSELNENIDLSVRSAQEFEGDGERDPIDPALADAIREVDGVAVVEPYLFRYAQLVDADGEAITPAGSPTFGTSYEGENGLQGATLKEGVAPMGPDQVAIDKATADNENFTLGDAVTYLTDTGSYEARITGFIGLGDGDSFGGAQLVALDLDTALERLTSNGKVDSLEVAVEPDADVETVKAAIEEILPERTEAVLGEQVAEENAADVNEFIGVFGTGLLIFAFITAFVSAFIINNVFQITIGQRLRELALLRAVGASGRQVRRMITIEALILGVVATILGVAGGIGVARLLIFGFDAAGAGFPSTATILKPRTFIMAALVGIGITMASVVIPARRAAKIPPVAAMRPELGFDALKTKRLIAGAVITVLGGAMFLIGMFLSPGGTPGLIFLGGGGGLLLFLGVASVSSTIATPVTKAIGWPVEKLLKTPGALARQNVARAPRRTASSAAALMIGVALVSAAAVFASSLRATFVDTLENAVTADYVVTESTGFQGLSPVVAETLAEVPELQAVTPVRGTSGLVEGDVKSFGAVDADAFADLVDPGLVSGSIAGLGLNQALIHEDPAGDLDLEVGDSFAVTYQNGVQGQLEVAGIYSNSTFGNWLIGLDTLESVSDAPARDFFIIAKLRDGVTAADGDAAVEAAAAEFPQALVRTNAEFIEEQENQINQLLIIISMLLFVAILIAVIGISITLALGVFERTREIGLLRAVGMNKRQTRRSVRWEAIIVSTFGAIIGIVLGTFIGVVLSLAVPDDIIGQLAFNPTIVVLILVGAVVAGLFAALYPSYKASNMDVLEAIATE, from the coding sequence ATGGCTACTGGTTCCACCGCGCTGATCGCGCGCAAGAGCATCCGGGCGAGACTCGGACGCACCATCGTGATCGCGCTCGCCATCACGGCGAGCGTGTCGTTCGTCGTCGGGTCGTTCGTGCTCGCCGACAGCCTCAAGAACACGTTCGACAACCTGTTCTCCGAGCTCAACGAGAACATCGACCTGTCGGTGCGAAGTGCGCAGGAGTTCGAGGGCGACGGCGAACGTGACCCGATCGACCCGGCACTCGCCGACGCCATCCGCGAGGTCGACGGCGTCGCCGTCGTCGAGCCGTACCTGTTCCGCTACGCCCAGTTGGTCGACGCCGACGGCGAGGCCATCACGCCGGCCGGATCTCCCACGTTCGGCACGTCGTACGAGGGTGAGAACGGGCTGCAGGGCGCCACGCTCAAGGAAGGCGTCGCTCCGATGGGCCCCGACCAGGTCGCCATCGACAAGGCCACCGCCGACAACGAGAACTTCACCCTCGGCGATGCCGTCACGTACCTGACCGACACCGGTTCGTACGAAGCCCGCATCACCGGATTCATCGGTCTGGGTGACGGCGACAGCTTCGGCGGGGCGCAACTCGTCGCGCTCGATCTCGACACCGCGCTCGAGCGCCTCACCAGCAACGGCAAGGTCGACTCCCTCGAGGTGGCCGTCGAGCCCGATGCCGACGTCGAAACGGTCAAGGCGGCGATCGAGGAGATCCTGCCCGAGCGCACCGAAGCGGTGCTCGGTGAGCAGGTCGCCGAGGAGAACGCTGCCGACGTCAACGAGTTCATCGGCGTGTTCGGAACCGGGCTCCTGATCTTCGCGTTCATCACGGCCTTCGTGAGTGCGTTCATCATCAACAACGTGTTCCAGATCACGATCGGCCAACGGCTGCGCGAGCTCGCACTGCTTCGTGCGGTCGGTGCGTCGGGCAGGCAGGTGCGACGGATGATCACGATCGAGGCGCTGATCCTCGGCGTGGTCGCGACGATCCTGGGTGTCGCCGGCGGAATCGGCGTCGCCCGACTCCTCATCTTCGGGTTCGACGCTGCCGGTGCGGGTTTCCCGTCGACGGCCACGATCCTGAAGCCGCGCACGTTCATCATGGCGGCACTCGTCGGTATCGGCATCACGATGGCGTCGGTCGTCATCCCGGCGCGTCGTGCCGCCAAGATCCCTCCGGTCGCAGCGATGCGTCCCGAGCTCGGCTTCGATGCACTCAAGACCAAGCGCCTCATCGCCGGTGCGGTGATCACCGTCCTGGGTGGAGCGATGTTCCTGATCGGGATGTTCCTCTCCCCCGGTGGCACGCCCGGCCTGATCTTCCTGGGTGGGGGCGGCGGTCTGCTGCTGTTCCTCGGCGTCGCCAGCGTGTCATCGACCATCGCCACGCCGGTCACGAAGGCGATCGGCTGGCCGGTCGAGAAACTGTTGAAGACGCCGGGAGCGCTCGCTCGTCAGAACGTCGCTCGGGCACCGCGGCGCACCGCGTCGAGCGCGGCGGCGCTCATGATCGGCGTCGCGCTGGTCAGCGCGGCGGCGGTGTTCGCCTCGTCGTTGCGCGCCACGTTCGTCGACACGCTCGAGAACGCGGTCACCGCCGACTACGTCGTCACCGAGTCGACGGGCTTCCAAGGCCTGTCGCCCGTGGTCGCCGAGACGCTCGCCGAGGTGCCCGAACTCCAGGCCGTCACGCCGGTCCGCGGGACGAGCGGTCTGGTCGAGGGCGACGTCAAGAGCTTCGGCGCCGTCGATGCCGATGCGTTCGCGGATCTCGTCGACCCCGGCCTCGTCTCGGGCTCGATCGCCGGGCTCGGACTGAACCAGGCGCTCATCCACGAAGACCCGGCGGGCGATCTCGACCTCGAGGTCGGCGACTCGTTCGCTGTCACGTATCAGAACGGCGTGCAGGGACAGCTCGAGGTCGCCGGCATCTACTCGAACTCGACGTTCGGCAACTGGCTGATCGGCCTCGACACGTTGGAGTCGGTCAGCGACGCCCCGGCGCGCGACTTCTTCATCATCGCCAAGCTGCGTGACGGGGTCACGGCAGCCGACGGTGACGCTGCGGTCGAAGCGGCTGCGGCCGAGTTCCCGCAGGCGCTCGTGCGCACCAACGCCGAGTTCATCGAGGAGCAGGAGAACCAGATCAACCAGTTGTTGATCATCATCTCGATGCTGCTGTTCGTGGCCATCCTCATCGCGGTCATCGGCATCTCGATCACCCTGGCGCTCGGTGTGTTCGAGCGCACGAGAGAGATCGGGCTGCTGCGAGCGGTCGGGATGAACAAGCGACAGACCCGGAGGTCGGTCCGCTGGGAAGCGATCATCGTGTCGACCTTCGGCGCCATCATCGGGATCGTGCTCGGCACGTTCATCGGTGTCGTGCTGTCGCTGGCGGTGCCCGACGACATCATCGGCCAGCTGGCGTTCAACCCGACGATCGTCGTGTTGATCTTGGTCGGGGCTGTCGTCGCCGGCCTGTTCGCCGCGCTGTACCCGTCGTACAAGGCGAGCAACATGGACGTGCTCGAAGCGATCGCCACCGAATAG